One segment of Candidatus Methylomirabilota bacterium DNA contains the following:
- the pgeF gene encoding peptidoglycan editing factor PgeF has translation MSILRLQVPHWEQFDGLIHGFLGRFDGRGLSTDSPFRLACSNHEDRETVQQNWCDLKQALNLPRITIVTARQVHGNAVLEVSRATDKQAGVGDGLMTDAPNLCVGVMAADCVPILFMEPVRKIAAAVHAGWRGTAAGIAPRAVALMREAYRIEPSALQVAMGPSIGPCCYEVGPEVEAQIAANWGEELKNAWTRDGTKGRLDLRALNEAQLLGAGVPRSHIQKIGPCTACNVDTYFSYRKEGRTGHQLSFIGWRS, from the coding sequence ATGAGCATCCTTCGTTTGCAGGTGCCGCACTGGGAGCAATTCGATGGTCTGATCCATGGCTTTCTTGGCCGTTTTGACGGTCGGGGCCTGTCAACCGACTCTCCCTTTCGCCTTGCCTGCAGCAATCACGAGGATCGTGAGACCGTTCAACAGAACTGGTGCGATCTGAAACAGGCGCTCAACCTGCCACGTATCACGATTGTGACCGCGCGACAGGTCCACGGCAACGCCGTCCTGGAGGTCTCGCGCGCCACCGATAAACAGGCCGGCGTCGGCGACGGACTCATGACCGATGCGCCGAATCTGTGCGTGGGGGTCATGGCGGCCGACTGCGTCCCTATCCTGTTCATGGAGCCTGTTCGGAAGATCGCCGCGGCCGTCCATGCCGGCTGGCGGGGGACCGCTGCCGGCATCGCGCCTCGAGCGGTGGCGCTGATGCGCGAGGCGTACCGAATCGAACCTTCTGCGCTTCAGGTGGCGATGGGACCCTCAATCGGCCCATGTTGCTATGAGGTGGGACCGGAGGTCGAGGCGCAGATCGCCGCCAACTGGGGAGAGGAACTGAAGAACGCCTGGACACGGGACGGGACAAAGGGACGGCTGGATCTCAGGGCCCTGAACGAGGCGCAGCTCCTCGGTGCGGGCGTTCCCCGATCGCACATTCAGAAGATCGGCCCCTGTACGGCGTGCAATGTCGATACGTACTTCTCCTATCGGAAAGAGGGGAGGACCGGCCATCAGTTGAGCTTCATCGGCTGGCGGTCGTAG